One Chloroflexota bacterium DNA window includes the following coding sequences:
- a CDS encoding extracellular solute-binding protein — MTRRKLLGGALLGTSVSLLLSCGGGDEEDRPPQDEPGSRVGVGVDAAKEVQQFALAVLDHPLMVTPGQKAIQEWTRGNVPGAPPGTSLQLVLVPTEGGARDFLATQSAGGVSADFIWLPHQEDVPDIYKTGLLAPLDRWLQADDQRPLEVFAEEARRLVRFRAQTLALPIAVAPGVLAHNSLRFERAAVAAPTHEWTWEDFIEAAKRLTEDLDGDGSPDRWGFVAAAYFPDWLPLLLQEGGTVADLDMGKIGMDEPASLRALSAWDELGRVHGILPYGPEVTTRALQGYHDLFQRGMFFSIFFQYLPEHWRLVTPMPAGASNTTPLVLTEALAIPDAAQGERAYEILVPLASWLGERRVLPSVTAGWQFIKRPDRDHFDLVFSESTQDTVLQALANAKASHVASSPAMTNALFNIITYRLARDEVGVEQAATQATDWLTNYVNE, encoded by the coding sequence ATGACCCGACGCAAACTTCTCGGTGGCGCGCTGCTTGGAACAAGTGTCTCATTGCTACTGAGTTGTGGCGGTGGTGACGAGGAAGATCGACCGCCACAAGATGAGCCTGGCTCCCGGGTTGGAGTCGGCGTTGATGCGGCAAAGGAGGTACAGCAGTTTGCGCTGGCTGTCCTGGACCATCCCCTCATGGTTACGCCCGGTCAGAAAGCCATACAGGAGTGGACAAGGGGTAATGTACCCGGCGCACCCCCGGGGACGTCGCTGCAACTAGTGTTGGTTCCAACGGAGGGAGGGGCTAGAGATTTTCTTGCCACGCAGTCGGCAGGAGGAGTCTCTGCAGACTTCATTTGGCTGCCGCATCAGGAGGATGTCCCGGACATATACAAGACCGGGCTGCTCGCGCCGCTCGACCGCTGGCTGCAAGCGGACGACCAGAGGCCCCTCGAGGTCTTTGCCGAAGAAGCCCGCCGTCTGGTGCGATTTCGGGCGCAGACCTTGGCGTTGCCGATTGCAGTCGCCCCGGGTGTGCTGGCTCACAATTCACTCCGATTTGAGCGCGCCGCTGTGGCAGCACCCACGCACGAGTGGACGTGGGAAGACTTCATAGAGGCGGCCAAACGCTTAACGGAGGATTTAGACGGCGATGGTTCTCCTGACCGCTGGGGCTTTGTCGCTGCGGCGTACTTTCCGGATTGGCTGCCGCTCCTGCTGCAGGAAGGCGGCACGGTTGCCGACCTAGACATGGGGAAGATTGGAATGGATGAACCGGCGAGCCTACGCGCGCTAAGCGCTTGGGATGAGCTGGGAAGAGTGCACGGCATACTACCCTATGGACCTGAGGTCACCACAAGAGCGCTTCAGGGCTACCACGACCTCTTTCAAAGAGGGATGTTTTTCTCAATTTTCTTTCAATACTTGCCCGAGCATTGGCGGCTCGTTACTCCAATGCCCGCTGGTGCCAGTAATACGACCCCCCTCGTTCTCACGGAAGCGCTGGCTATTCCGGATGCAGCACAGGGAGAGCGCGCCTACGAGATACTCGTGCCATTAGCGAGTTGGCTTGGCGAACGCCGCGTTTTGCCGTCAGTTACGGCAGGCTGGCAATTCATCAAGCGTCCCGATCGTGACCACTTTGACCTGGTGTTTTCTGAGTCGACGCAAGACACTGTATTGCAAGCCCTGGCTAATGCCAAGGCTTCCCACGTTGCGAGCAGCCCAGCCATGACCAACGCCCTGTTCAATATCATTACGTATCGTCTGGCTCGGGATGAGGTGGGAGTCGAGCAAGCGGCCACGCAGGCAACAGACTGGCTCACCAACTACGTCAACGAATAG
- a CDS encoding PspA/IM30 family protein, with translation MGAFSRMGAVLSAKINALLDRSEDPAETLDYAYERQLEQLHKVKRGIVEVVTSKRRLEMQAAKLEGNEAKLSDQAQRAIQAGREDLARIALQRKQLIVTQADGLRQQIQALEQDQERLALTEQKLVAKVENFRTRKEVIKAQYSAAEAQTRISESVSGLSEEMADVSLLVERAEERTESLQARALAIDELVDTGVLEDSTGSRSDFVDRELNKLSTESGVDEELEMLKRQLEDKGKKQLEDHA, from the coding sequence ATGGGAGCCTTTTCGCGGATGGGCGCTGTGCTCAGCGCCAAAATCAATGCGCTGTTAGACCGAAGCGAGGACCCGGCTGAGACGCTTGACTACGCTTACGAACGACAGCTTGAACAACTGCACAAGGTCAAGCGCGGTATTGTTGAAGTTGTAACATCCAAGCGGCGCCTCGAAATGCAGGCCGCAAAGTTGGAAGGCAACGAAGCAAAACTTTCAGACCAGGCTCAGCGTGCCATCCAGGCGGGCCGCGAAGACCTTGCCCGCATCGCGCTGCAACGCAAGCAACTCATAGTGACCCAGGCAGATGGGCTCCGACAGCAGATCCAAGCTCTGGAGCAGGATCAGGAGCGGCTGGCGCTCACCGAGCAAAAGCTTGTGGCGAAAGTAGAAAACTTCCGCACACGTAAGGAAGTTATCAAGGCCCAATACAGCGCGGCTGAGGCGCAGACACGAATTAGCGAATCGGTATCGGGACTTTCTGAGGAAATGGCGGACGTCTCGTTGCTCGTCGAGCGAGCTGAAGAACGCACGGAGTCCTTGCAGGCCCGGGCATTGGCGATTGATGAACTAGTGGATACCGGGGTGCTGGAGGATTCCACAGGATCACGCTCTGACTTTGTGGATAGAGAGTTGAATAAGCTCAGTACCGAAAGCGGCGTGGATGAAGAGTTGGAAATGCTCAAGCGACAGCTAGAGGACAAAGGCAAGAAGCAGTTGGAGGACCACGCATGA